tatctgCGATCTAAAGTAAAAAACTGTAGGAATTCTCGCATAAAACATTTCATTGGGTGTTTTGTCAAAGCgtttattgaccgattttgtgtataacaagttgtgtttatggcTTACACCCGAATACTCGAAAGAATGAAACTTAggaatattttttactttttgttttACACTATACAAAAAGGGTAACATAAGAGAAACAAACAATGTTCTAGTATATGTTCTATGGTGGAAATTCTATGATGGTTGCATTTTCTTTGCTTGACTCTTTCACTATTGTGAGGTATTTTGAGCTAATATATGGTTGATGTAAAATGAATTCTGTATAATCTTATCAATCAACCAACATTGGGTTAGAGTCAATGTTGAATATCACAGATAGACCGCTCGActttatatcttttaattttttttttggaaaacagttTAGtgcaatttcattaaaaagctCAAAAAGTGGGAGAAATGGTCAAACTCAAAGCTAAACAGTCCCTACTTttgattaaaggatgacaaaCAACGATTCTAGAGTATTTGATTGGAAACAAACAAAGATAGATTACATTAACAAACAATGAAGCATACAAGGCCTACAGTTTTAAAGTTCTGATTCTACTGTGAGCTTTCTCTTTGACTACTCTTACTTTGTTTTATAAACCCAATCTGCATTCCACGAATCAAAGCGATTATATTCATATCGCATCCTCACATGTTTGGTTCAAGGCTTTACTATTGGTGATTGAACTGTTACATGTGATGATGTCTGTTTGTGAGTTATGTTTACATCCTTCCCTTGTGTTAGCTTTGCTTTCGTTAAGCCATCACTTATCTGATAAAATGAGTTATGTTGTTTTATTCTTTACTCTTTTTTGAAACGCGTCAAATAGTGGTCGAACCAACAAATCTTCCTCTTAGGAATCATAACTCTAACTCTTATTGTATTTATGTGAATAAAGTCCATGTTTTATTGCCTTCTTGAACTAGTTAGGTACTGtgatgatttgattttttttttctcttttaggtTGCTCCTTATGAACGTCCAACACTCAGCAAAGGCTACCTTTTACCTGATTGTAAGTATTCTAATCTAAATCATAAAAGCTAATAATCCAAGGCATTTATATTTCTTGTCCAATTGGCACTCTTGTCAGTGAATTTCAGACATCCACTTTTTCAATCTTCAATTTaacaaaaaatgagaatttgaaaCTTTTAAAATGTTTGGAATGAATTTAAATCTTCCAAATGAGATAACTTTGATGGAATTTTTATTGTTCATAGAAGGCTTTTTACTTTTTCTGTGAACTTGTTATTTTTGCAACTAATATACCATTTTCTTGTTGGTTTCGACATAATGTAAGTTTACATGTAAACGAGCTATTAAATTGATTGTACAGCACCACCAAGACTACCGGGATTTCATGTCTGTGTTGGAAGTGGAGGTGAAAGATTGCTACCAGAGTGGTACGTCGAGAAAGGTATGGCTGCTAAGTTCTGAATGTTTATAATGAAGAAACTGATTTTTCATTTCTAcctaaacaaatttttttatatcaatcaTGAGTTTCATTTAAGACTCTACTACACATTATTTATCCATGATTTCTTTATTGTTTGCAGGAATTGAATTGATTCTAAAAACAGAGATAGTTAAGGCAGATCTTACTTCCAAGACTCTCACTAGTGCTGCTGGGGaaacatttaaatatcaaattttgatCATTGCTACTGGTTCGAATGTAAGTATGCTTACCTGGGTAATTAACCTGCTTTCTTTTCCGATTTGAATagtctagtttaaaaaattctaataatGTGCAGGTGATAAAGCTGTCTGATTTTGGTGCACAAGGGGCTGATTCGAAAAATATCTTGTATTTGAGAGATATTGTTGATGCTGATCTACTTGTTGAAACCATTAAACAAAAGAAGAATGGAAAAGTAGTGATTGTTGGGGGAGGATACATTGGTCTAGAGCTTAGTGCAGCAATTAACTTAAACAATCTCGATGTCACCATGGTTTACCCAGAACCTTGGTGCAGTAAGTGAAACTCTCCAACATATTTTATGTTTGCACCTAATCATTGATATAATTGTGTCTCTCTTATTGATGATGCCTTTCTCACTTTGAGTTAAATTGTTAATCATATTCCTCTGTTTCTTTTTTGCCAGTGCCACGCCTTTTTACAGCTGGAATAGCTGCTTTCTATGAGGGTTATTATGCAAATAAAGGAATCAAGATCATTAAAGGAACTGTAGCGGTTGCTTTTACAGCCGACTCTAATGGAGAGGTATTTTGTCAGAACTGTGAAGCTATTATCACTATGTTTGTTACATCTGCATCACAATCTTTTTGATCTTGTCACTCAGGTAAAGGACGTAAAACTCAAGGATGGTAGAACACTCGAAGCAGACATTGTTGTTGTTGGTGTTGGAGGAAGACCTCTTACAGCTTTATTCAAAGGACAGGTTGAAGAAGAGAAAGGTGGCATAAAGGTTTGTTCCATTTTTCATTTCTTATCCTAAATCATCTTTGTTATTATCTGGACTATCAATTTACATGTTTTCTGGACAAAACTGATAGCAGGCATTTGTAAAAAGTTTTAACAATGGCAAGAGTTTTATTTTCACCTTTATTCCCCTAATTTGGATTAGTTTGTCCTAGTTTGCCTCTCCTCGTATCAGACTCTTTCTGAGATGCTCATCAACATGGGAAAATCGATGTTGTGATGCCATGTTGATTTTAGGGTAAAGTTGTAACCATAATgattaactaaatatatttatatatagggTACAACATTGGGCTAAACTCTATAGTCTCTATTCCCAAATGACTAACCATGATGTGtagtttattgttttgtttgttttcttaAGGTTCACttattgtggttaatttgacaATGGAAATAGATAGTTCTTAGCATGAGAGAGTAAGATGGCGGGAGTTACAAAAAATTGTCTCTCGTTTTGAACGAAACTTAAGACCTTGTTttatgtgggttatttgagattatttttaaataactcattatcCAATCAACCATCACTTCTTCAATCACCCTCACAGCCTTTTATGTTGTTTATATACTGTTTCTCTTGTTATAAGTACATGGTTTTTGCTTGATTGGTTCATATGCTTCTGCATTTATTTACTTTAGCTTGCAATTTCAACTAGTTGCACCTTTTACTTGATGACACTTCACTGCATTTGTTCATTGCAGACTGATGCATTCTTTCAAACAAGTGTTTCTGGCGTGTATGCTGTGGGCGATGTTGCTACTTTCCCCATGAAAATATATGACGAATTGAGAAGAGTTGAACATGTTGACCATGCCCGAAAATCTGCTGAACATGCTGTTAAGGTACTCTGTTCAGTGCCTCAAGGTTTTTTATTAACACAAAAAGTAATGGACTATGGCTCATGCCACATGTGAACATGCATATGAGCTTGCTTGGGATCTAGAATACAACAAGATCATGTATTGATAAAATAGACAACTTTTCATTGACAAGGCAATCTTTGTTGGATTTAGGATTGCTAAacaaataataactaaatatttgTTGGTCAAATAAACAGGCAATCTTTGCAAGTGAGCTTGGGGAGACAATTGATGCTTATGACTATCTTCCCTATTTCTATTCCCGTTCCTTCAATCTTTCATGGCAGTTCTACGGGGACAATGTGGGTGACACGGTACTGTTTGGAGACAACAACCCAGCGAGCGACAAGCCCAAGTTTGGATCTTACTGGATCAAAGACGGGAAAGTTGTTGGTGTGTTCTTGGAAGGTGGGACCGCTGAAGAGAACAAGGCTATTGCCAATGTTGCTAGGATCCAACCGTCTGTTGAGAGTTCTGATGCTTTGGCCAAAGCAGGACTTTCATTTGCATgtaagatttaaataaataattgctGTCTCCTCctgatgtttttattttattcttcaaaATGAACCTATCCCTGTTTATGCATTGTAGAATAAGTTATGTTACAATATATTTGTATTGGGACTTGGTATGTTATCTTTTCTACCTGCCTTGTAGAGGAACGggccattaataaataatatatatgaattaatgcTTTTTCTGACTTTGGATTCATTGATAATTGTAATATTTCTTCTGTTCAGCATCCAAAATGGGTTTATCATTTAGAGAGGAATTTATGAATCTCTTTGTGAGAAAGAGAACTGTTGCTTCCCATATCTGTTATAAGCGATTCAGTTTGTCGGTTTGATCTGAACAAaatatgttcaaattttaaccaaaaaaGTAACACGACtcaagtgaaaaaaatattgtttttttgttttgttaataataatattttcaaccattttttattttttgaaaattttagaaaaatcaaacaagccaaaaaatatagaaaatcaaaaataaataaacatcaaaAAAAGAGGGCTCGTGGCTTAAGTGGATCGGGTTCATAGTTGGGCGCGGGCATTGGTTGCATGTGAGAATCAGCCTCGGTTGCGGACGAAGCCATCGGTCAGATGATAGGATGCGGGTTCCTCATGACATGTGGAACTTTCTCATAGCAGCTAGAAGACGCCATTTAACAAAGTGTTCGTCGAAGGATTGCCTGAAAATGGGATTTGTATGTCGAAGAAGCGCAAATCCTAGAAAAAAAGAACCAAAATTGATTTGAGTTGATGCCAAATCGATTCTAaacctacaaaaaaaaaacatgttacaaGCAAGTAATCATAACATAAGGGAGTCAATAAAAATGTACAAGCAAAAATCTTAAGGGTAAAATCGtttattgtttttgaaaatctttatTATACTCATGAGAAATGATAGGATTAATCTTAAACCATTTCAAAATATCTTAACATGCTTTTTGGGTGCTTATTCTtaagcaaaaaaaaattcaagaacaaTAACCctatttttcaaaatgaaaatatgaaaattaggCGCAATTCAaagcaaattaaagaaatttttgGCTCTATAGAAAGCCTATAAAACATGCAAGGAATGTTTTACAATCAAGAAGTTaaagaaaaagataataaataaacaaacattaaatcaaatatttgaaaattcaaaacaaaattataagtGAAATTACATGTAGAATGAAGGCTTACAGTGAGATCCAAGTATTCCTAAAAGTTGTCTGAAGCTTTTTGGATGCCTAGTTTAAACCTCAACTCACTACGCTTGAAAGtgataaaatgtaaaaaagCTTGAAGaacaaaaatgtcaaaaattgCTTGAAGGCTTATAGAAGCCGTATGAAGAAATGCTAGTAGCAGTCTTACTTCAGCAGCagtttgaagaagcgctagcaacagtctaaagaagcgctaATAGCAACCTGAAGAGTAACAAACAACTGCAGTGTCCGCTATCAACAAACTGCCCAATCAACTTAATATGACACAAATGTACAACTACCACATACACTATTATTCCACTAGCGTACACCACGCTCTATCGAATATTCCACAGTACAATCCGGTATGCCACGATCCAACGAATATATTATGATGCATACTATCCCGTACACCTGACATACATCAATCAGAAAGCTGACATGTATCCAAGAATCtgattcgaccgttgctacgacttcaatataaaagaGCAGCAGAATACTACAACGAATCTCTTGATCACTAGATCTATTGCTCTGCGTGAATCTTGAATCAATTCACTCTCTCTTAGCTCATCTTTTTCAAGTGTATTCTGTAATTCACTACATTAAACTGAGAGATAATTTACTGTACTACCTGATAGTCATTTtcagtgtgttgtaagttgaacaaaacgTGTTATGTTTAACAGTGAGTGATATCTAGGAGTTTAGAACAAACAACTGTTAAGTCCTGAGTTCTGACTAGGTTTGTATAAgctatacaaatcaaaaccTTCTAGTAGAATCCTTCTGGTAACGGAAAAAGGGTGATGTAAAagtttatctctgaacatccataaaatcgtGTATTATTTCCTTACTACTTTACTCAATCCGTTATCTGCAGCTACAAATCTAGCAAGTATTTTCTGTACTTGAaattgttcaagagtttgctaCGATTTGTCAAAGAATAGAAACAATTTttatctctaacaggattaaaatcgaattgaaaatgataattagtacaacaatattcaaccccccttctattgttgtcacTGATCCTAACATCATGCCCTAAATAATATTAACCCAatgattttatcttaaaaaatatgcTAAAGCATATTTTGGAAATTTGCTAAGAACATTCTCTAATTTGactatatttgatttaattaaattttattatgttatttattttcttttcaattcaatattgtaaatataaatatgatatgcCTAGAACTTAATAAAACACAACAATTTTTTCCTGAGAACTTGAGCCATAACTTCACGGATAACATTCACTGGATTTTTTGGTTCATTATCCCCAGATTACTATAGTCTGAACCGTTGTAGAAATGTATTGTTGGTGTATGAAAACAAAAGCTATTTTGGTTATCGATGTCAGATAGTTGTAAGTTACTCACCGTGAATAAAAATGCTTTAGTTCCCACAAAGGAGGTTATTGCCCCCATTATTCTTGTTGGTGTTCTCTAGATGGAGACTGGAACTATTCATGTCCTCTTATTGCCACATATATGTAACGAAGTCAAAAACAAGACTTCGATGATCGAACTCTGAAGAAActtattagaaagtgaataaaaactttagagaatgaaaacaaaCTGGAATAAAATTCTTTCTATTGAACTTGTTGAAATAAGAACACTATTACAAacttatataaagtaaaaacaaaaCTTAGACATTAAATTAAGAGACATGAAAAGTCTCATTTACTAGATAAGACCAAGACACTTGGACAAACCAAGAGGCtcttaaataacaaaaaagacacattacttattataattattactttaatttctaacactccCCCTTAAAGTGATGTCCGATGAACTAGTCCCAACTTAGATCGTAGATCTTCGAAAGGACCTTTAGGAAGTtcttttgtgaagatatcaacaTCATTGTCTTCACTCCTTACTAAAACCATCTCAATGATTCTCTCTAGTACTTTTTCACAAATAAAGTGATGATCCAACTCAATGTGCTTTGTCATCGCATGAAACACAGGATTTGAAGCCAATTTAATAAcactcaaattatctccatgGATAGAACCGATTGATTAAACTTGACAAGAAAATTCTCCTAGATTCTACGAAGAAATATGCACTCCTATGTTGCGTGAGCTGATGCTTTGTATTCTGCTTCTATTATAGACAAGGATACTGATCCTTGTTTCCTGCTACTCCAAGATATGCTAGTGTttccacaaagaaaaacaaacccgGACGTAGAACTTCGATCATCTCGATCTCTAACAAAGTCAGCATCCGCAAATCACTACAAGAAAAATTGTGCTTCTTTTTTGTAGAGTAGACCAATATTTAGTGATGTAGTAATATACATCAGAATTTCCTTCGCTTCCTCGAGGTGTGGTTTCCTTGGCTCGTGCATGTATCAACTCACCACTCCAACCACATAAGCAATGTCAGGCCTTGTTATAGTCAGATAAATTAGACTTCCCATAAGAGAACGATATGAACGAGGATCCGGTAGACATGTTCCTTCGTCTCAACTGAGTCTGGGATTTACGTCGAGAGGACTATAACTCTTTTTTCC
This is a stretch of genomic DNA from Impatiens glandulifera chromosome 4, dImpGla2.1, whole genome shotgun sequence. It encodes these proteins:
- the LOC124934109 gene encoding monodehydroascorbate reductase, seedling isozyme-like; its protein translation is MAERIFKYVVLGGGIAGGYAAREFAKQGVKPGELAIISNEAVAPYERPTLSKGYLLPDSPPRLPGFHVCVGSGGERLLPEWYVEKGIELILKTEIVKADLTSKTLTSAAGETFKYQILIIATGSNVIKLSDFGAQGADSKNILYLRDIVDADLLVETIKQKKNGKVVIVGGGYIGLELSAAINLNNLDVTMVYPEPWCMPRLFTAGIAAFYEGYYANKGIKIIKGTVAVAFTADSNGEVKDVKLKDGRTLEADIVVVGVGGRPLTALFKGQVEEEKGGIKTDAFFQTSVSGVYAVGDVATFPMKIYDELRRVEHVDHARKSAEHAVKAIFASELGETIDAYDYLPYFYSRSFNLSWQFYGDNVGDTVLFGDNNPASDKPKFGSYWIKDGKVVGVFLEGGTAEENKAIANVARIQPSVESSDALAKAGLSFACKI